From a region of the Paralichthys olivaceus isolate ysfri-2021 chromosome 4, ASM2471397v2, whole genome shotgun sequence genome:
- the ppil2 gene encoding RING-type E3 ubiquitin-protein ligase PPIL2: protein MGKRQHQKDKMYITCTEYTNFYGGKRNVIPQANFRRLPFDHCSLSLQPFEYPVCTEEGVVFDLLSIVPWIKKFGTNPISGEKLEAKSLIKLNFAKNNDGKYHCPVLYNVFTNNSYIVTNKVTGNVFSHEAVEQLNIKTKSYRDLLSDEPFTRKDIITLQDPTNLDKFNVSDFFHVKNNLKVLDPDEEKAKLDPSYHLKSTNLETRETLAELYKDYKGDQLLASTMKEPVAKKTDKLNAAHYSTGRVSASFTSTAMTPATTHEADAIADDTVRYQYVKKKGYVRLHTNKGDLNLELHCDKVPKAGENFVRLCKKGFYNDTIFHRSIRNFMIQGGDPTGTGTGGESFWGKPFKDEFRPNLSHTGRGILSMANSGPNTNKSQFFITFRSCIYLDRKHTIFGRVVGGFETLTAMENVESDPKTDKPKSEIKLISATVFVDPYEEADAEIAAEREKELQRQEEEKQQVSLKKTKEEEAPKTFKEGVGKYINPSTAKRPAAECDSGPSTSGAAAPKKSKGKTSLGDFSSW from the exons ATGGGGAAGCGGCAGCACCAGAAAGATAAAAT GTACATCACGTGTACAGAGTACACGAACTTCTATGGAGGAAAACGAAACG TTATCCCTCAGGCAAACTTCAGACGCCTTCCATTCGACCACTGCAG CTTGTCCCTTCAGCCATTTGAGTATCCTGTCTGCACGGAGGAGGGAGTCGTCTTCGACCTGCT GAGCATCGTTCCCTGGATTAAGAAGTTTGGCACCAATCCGATCTCTGGAGAG AAACTGGAAGCAAAGTCCCTCATCAAACTCAACTTTGCCAAGAACAACGATG GGAAATATCACTGCCCCGTTCTGTACAACGTCTTCACAAACAATTCTTACATCGTCACCAACAAGGTCACAGGCAACGTCTTCTCTCATGAG GCTGTGGAGCAACTCAACATTAAGACCAAGAGTTACAGAGATTTGCTCAGTGATGAACCCTTCACCAGAAAGGACATCATCACACTTCAG GATCCAACAAACCTGGATAAATTTAATGTTTCCGACTTTTTCCACGTGAAGAACAACCTGAAGGTGTTGGATCCAG ATGAGGAAAAGGCCAAACTGGACCCGTCGTACCACCTGAAGAGCACCAACCTCGAGACCAGGGAGACCTTAGCTGAACTCTACAAAGACTACAAGGGCGATCAGCTGCTGGCGTCCACCATGAAGGAGCCCGTGGCCAAGAAGACGGACAAGTTGAACGCT gCTCATTACTCCACAGGCAGAGTTTCCGCCTCCTTCACATCCACGGCCATGACTCCTGCAACTACACACGAAGCAG ACGCCATCGCAGACGACACCGTGCGTTACCAGTACGTGAAGAAGAAAGGCTACGTCCGTCTACACACAAACAAGGGGGACCTGAATCTGGAGTTACACTGTGATAAG gttCCCAAAGCTGGAGAGAACTTTGTCCGTCTGTGTAAAAAAGGATTCTACAATGATACGATCTTCCACAGATCCATCAGGAATTTCATG attCAAGGAGGAGACCCGACTGGCACCGGTACAG GCGGAGAATCCTTCTGGGGAAAACCTTTCAAGGACGAGTTTCGGCCCAATCTGTCCCACACCGGCAGGGGAATTCTCAGCATGGCAAACTCCGGTCCAAACACCAACAAGTCCCAGTT cttcaTCACATTCCGCTCGTGCATCTACCTCGACAGAAAGCACACAATCTTTGGAAG GGTTGTTGGGGGGTTTGAGACCCTCACAGCGATGGAGAATGTGGAGAGTGATCCCAAAACCGACAAACCAAAG TCGGAGATCAAGCTCATCAGTGCGACGGTGTTCGTGGACCCGTACGAAGAGGCCGACGCCGAG ATCGCAGCAGAGCGAgagaaggagctgcagaggcaggaggaggagaagcagcaggtcTCCCTGAAGAAAaccaaggaggaggaggcgccAAAGACCTTCAAGGAGGGTGTGGGGAAATACATCAACCCTTCCACAgc AAAACGTCCGGCAGCTGAATGTGACAGCGGACCGTCCACCAGCGGAGCGGCTGCACCCAAGAAGTCCAAAGGCAAGACGAGTCTCGGAGACTTCAGCTCCTGGTAG
- the LOC109641275 gene encoding STAM-binding protein-like A, with product MMAEHTDVSLQPEERVRVLTKKGSAVEVNDYVPLRRYFRSGMEMIRMAKIYTDEGNIEHAFVLYNRYITLFIEKLPKHRDYKTANIPEKKDTLKKLKDVAFPQAEILKKGLLRRFEQEHTQYLAKKKVADEALVQEQSRRRALDAERERVAEMQRRQREQEQFSAFEEMIRRQELEKERQRVLLEFATPNVPPPEAPLLPGIQGPPIVSPTAPPQSLGDVSSGTNHEHNPPHSTVGTPATALPTFDRSLKPGSLVSPGNNNTMVDALRQLSVPAELCRSFLRLAEANTSRAVETCGILCGKLTRNAFTVTHVIVPKQSGGPDYCDTENEEELFLIQDQYDLITLGWIHTHPTQTAFLSSVDLHTHCSYQMMLPEAIAIVCSPKFNEIGYFRLTDRGTDEISTCKEKGFHPHSKDPPLFTHAAHVTITNDSVSMMDLR from the exons ATGATGGCGGAACACACGGATGTCAGCCTGCAGCCGGAGGAGCGGGTCCGCGTGCTCACCAAGAAGGGAAGCGCGGTGGAGGTTAATGACTATGTGCCTCTGCGCCGCTACTTCCGCTCAGGCATGGAGATGATACGCATGGCGAAGATCTACACAGACGAGGGCAACATCGAGCACGCCTTCGTCCTTTACAACAGATACATTAC GCTCTTTATAGAAAAACTTCCCAAGCATCGCGATTACAAGACCGCTAACATTCCCGAAAAGAAGGACACACTGAAG AAACTGAAGGATGTTGCGTTTCCTCAAGCAGAGATTCTGAAAAAAGGTCTTTTGAGGAGATTtgaacaagaacacacacaatatcttgccaaaaag AAAGTGGCGGATGAGGCCTTGGTGCAGGAGCAGTCAAGGCGGCGAGCGCTGGACGCCGAGCGGGAGCGCGTGGCCGAGATGCAGCGGCGGCAGCGGGAGCAGGAGCAATTCAGTGCCTTTGAGGAGATGATCCGCCgccaggagctggagaaggaacGCCAGCGCGTGCTCCTTGAGTTCGCCACACCCAACGTGCCCCCCCCTGAAGCACCCCTCCTTCCAGGCATCCAGGGCCCCCCGATCGTCTCCCCCACCGCCCCCCCACAGAGCCTGGGGGACGTGTCCAGTGGCACCAACCACGAGCACAACCCCCCTCATTCAACCGTCGGCACACCTGCCACCGCCCTGCCCACCTTCGACCGGTCGCTCAAGCCTGGCTCTCTGGTCAGCCCAGGGAACAATA ATACGATGGTGGATGCCCTTCGGCAGTTGTCGGTTCCTGCGGAGCTGTGCCGGAGCTTTCTGAGGTTGGCGGAGGCCAACACGAGCCGAGCTGTAGAAACTTGTGGCATCCTGTGTGGCAAACTG aCCAGAAATGCGTTTACTGTGACCCACGTCATCGTACCGAAGCAGAGCGGTGGACCAGACTATTGTGACACGGAAAATGAGGAGGAGCTCTTTCTCATACAGGACCAGTACGATCTCATCACCCTGGGCTGGATTCAC actCACCCGACACAGACGGCCTTCCTGTCCAGCGTGgacctccacacacactgctcctaCCAAATGATGCTGCCCGAGGCCATTGCTATCGTCTGCTCGCCCAAGTTCAACGA AATCGGCTACTTCAGGTTGACGGACCGAGGAACAGATGAGATCTCCACGTGTAAAGAGAAAGGCTTTCACCCTCACAGCAAAGACCCCCCTCTGTTTACA cACGCGGCACACGTCACCATCACCAATGACTCTGTGTCCATGATGGATTTGcggtga